One genomic segment of Deltaproteobacteria bacterium includes these proteins:
- a CDS encoding Uma2 family endonuclease — MRSAPLPPPSRPATYADLEALPDNVIGEIIHGALVASPRPAIRHARASSVLGSDLGGPFDRGRGGPGGWLILFEPELHLGPDVLVPDLAGWRRERVPTLPDVAAMTLAPDWVCEVLSPSTEAIDRAAKMEIYAREAVSHLWLVNPKLQTLEIYTRAETGWLRLAAHQGDAKVRAVPFDAIELELDGLWSV, encoded by the coding sequence ATGCGCTCCGCTCCGCTTCCGCCGCCCAGCCGCCCGGCCACCTACGCGGACCTGGAGGCCCTTCCGGACAACGTGATCGGAGAGATCATCCACGGTGCGCTCGTCGCGTCTCCACGGCCGGCGATCCGACACGCGCGCGCCTCCTCGGTGCTGGGATCGGACCTCGGCGGCCCCTTCGACCGCGGCCGTGGGGGGCCAGGGGGTTGGCTTATTCTGTTCGAGCCCGAATTGCACCTCGGTCCCGACGTGCTGGTGCCCGACCTCGCGGGCTGGCGGCGCGAGCGCGTGCCCACGCTCCCCGACGTGGCGGCAATGACGCTCGCGCCCGACTGGGTCTGCGAGGTTCTTTCGCCCAGCACCGAGGCCATCGACCGCGCGGCCAAGATGGAGATCTACGCGCGCGAGGCCGTGAGCCATCTCTGGCTGGTGAACCCGAAGCTTCAGACGCTGGAAATCTACACGCGCGCGGAGACCGGCTGGCTGCGTCTCGCCGCGCACCAGGGAGACGCGAAGGTCCGCGCGGTCCCCTTCGACGCCATCGAGCTCGAGCTGGACGGTCTCTGGAGCGTGTAG